The DNA sequence AGAATAGCTTAAAACTAAAATTAAAATGCTTTTTTTTATCTTGGCAAAAGCATTGAAAGCTTTTTCAAAAATTCCCATAAAAACACTAAAAAATATACCTAAAATTCCAAAAGCCATTAAAACATAATGTGTTGCTATAATGCGAGAGAGTATCCAAATGGTCATTGCAAACATAATAAAGCCAAAAAATACTTTTACTTTTTCCATCCAAACACCTGGTTTTAAGAATCCTAATCCTAAGCCAATAAAAAGCAAAGGAATTCCCATGCCAAAACTCATTATAAAAAGCGCACTTCCGCCAAGCAAGGCATCTTTTGTATTTGCTATATATATCAAGGCTCCAGCTAAAGGAGCTGCAACGCAAGGTCCTACAATTAAAGCAGATAAAAAGCCCATAATGGCTATCCCTATAATGCCTTTTTTGTTACCACTTTTTTTGTGAATGAAATTTTGAAATTTCAAAGGTACTTCAAAACGTAAAATATCAAACATTGCAAGTGCAAAAAGAATAAAAATCAGTGCAAAAATAATTAAAACACTAGGTTTTTGCAAAATTCCTTGAACACTTGCGCCCAAAAAACTAGCAATAATTCCAGCAATAGCGTATGCTAAAGACATAAAAAACACATAAACAAATGAAAGAAAAAAGCTATGTTTTTTAGAATTTTTATTTCCACTTTTTGCAATTAATAAAGAAGATAAAATAGGAATCATAGGTAAAATACAAGGAGTGAGAGAAAGTAAAATTCCATAGCCAAAAAAACTAAGTAAAATCCAAAAAAGATTATTTGTAGCTAGAAAATTAGCAATTATTCCTTCTTCGGATTGAGAATTGAAATTTTCTTTAGATTTTTTATTTTGTTTATAAGGTTTTGAAATTGAAAATTGATTGTTTTTATGTGTAAGATTTAGATACCAAATTTGAGGATTGTAGCATAAACCTTGTTTAGAGCAACCTTGAAATTCAAATTTTATTTGATTGAGATTTTTTTTAGCATAATGTTCTAAAAGCAAATTTGGTAAGGCTAAATTTAATTCTTTAAAATACACTTTTTCATTATTTTCTTCAACACTTGGAGGTAAATTTAAAAAAGATGTTATATCTTTGTCGTTAATGTAAAGTTTGATTTTATTTGCATATAGATAAATATCTTGTCCTAATTTAACATTGATAATAATAGAGCTATCATATTTTTTTGAATCAACGTGAAAAGCATCATTTAAAGATAAAATAGAAGCAAATGAAATGCAAAAATTAAGTAAAAGTATTGTGATAAAACGCAATTATTTTTCCTTTTTAGAAAGTATTTTTTTGATTAAAAATTATATTTTTTTGTAGTAAATTAAAAAAGCTTTTTTATTAAAAAATAAAAAATTATAGTATTTTAACTTATGTTTAAATATTAAAAATTTACAATAATTCACAAAAAATTCACTTTCAAGCTATAAAATTGATTTAAAATGATTAATTTAAGGTTTTTAATGAAAAAAAAGATTATTTTTATCATAATATTTTTAATTGTTATTATTAGTGGAGTTTATTATTGGTTTTTTTATAATACAGAAAAAGTGACCTATCTTACTCAAAAAATACAAAGAGAAAATATATCCCAATCCATAGAAGCTATTGGAAAAGTTTATGCTAAAGATCAAGTTGATGTTGGAGCTCAGGTTAGTGGACAAATTGTGAAGCGCTATGTAGATGTAGGATCACGAGTAAAACAAGGAGATTTGATTGCTCAAATTGATAAAGATAAGCAGCAAAATGATTTGGATATTACAAAAGCACAACTTCAAAGTGCTAAAGCAAATTTAGAAAGTAAAAAAATTGCTCTAGATATTGCTTTAAGGCAGTATGAAAGAGAAAAGAAGCTTTATGCTGTGAAGGCAACTTCTTTAGAGAATTTAGAGAGTCAAAAAAATAATTATTATACGCTTAGGGCTAATGTTGCTGATCTTAATGCACAGGTTGTTCAACTTGAAATCACACTTAAAAATGCTCAAAAAGATTTAGACTATACTACAATAACAGCTCCCATTAATGGAGTGATTATCAATGTAGCAGTAGATGAAGGGCAAACTGTTAATGCAAATCAAAATACACCAACTATAGTTCGTATAGCTAATTTAGATGAGATGGAAGTAAGAATGGAAATTGCAGAAGCGGATGTGAGTAAAATAAAAATAGGTACAGAGCTTAATTTTTCTTTATTGAGCGATCCTCAAAAGACTTACCATGCTAAAATAGAAAGCATTGATCCAGCTGATACTGAGGTAAGTGATTCTAGTTCAAATTCAAATTCAAGCTCTTCTAGCTCAAGTTCTAATGCCATATATTATTATGCTAAATTTTACGTTCCTAATAAAGATAATTTTTTGCGTATAGGTATGAGTGTTGAAAATGAAATTATCGTTGCAAGTGCTAAAAATGCGATTGTTGTTCCAAATTATGCGATTAAAAACGATGATAAGGGTTATTATGTTGAGGTTTTAGAAAATGATGAAGTCATTAAAAAATACGTAAAACTTGGGATTAAAGATGCTATTAATACTGAAATTTTAAAAGGTGTAAATGAAGGTGAGAATTTAATACTTAGTTCTAGTGCTGATGGACTTGCATCAAAAATTAAGTTGAGATTTTAATGATTTATTTGAGAAATATCTATAAAAATATAGGTGAAAACACTATTTTAAAAAATATCAACCTTGATATAGAAAAAGGTGAATTTGTAGCTATTATCGGTCAAAGCGGGAGTGGTAAAACTTCTTTGCTTAATATTATAGGTACTTTAGATAGTCCAAGCAGTGGAAATTATTTATTGGATGGATATGAGGTTACAAAGCTTAATAATGATGAAAAAGCAAGACTAAGACGTGAAAAAATAGGTTTCATTTTTCAACGTTACAATCTTTTAAATTTATTCAATTCTAGTGAAAATGTTTCTTTACCTGCTATTTATGCGGGCAAAAATGTACAAGAGAGAAGGCAAAGATCTAAGGAATTGTTAAGCGATCTTGGTCTTGAACATAAGCTTTATTCTAAGCCTAATGAATTAAGTGGTGGCCAGCAACAACGTGTTTCCATAGCAAGGGCTTTGATGAATGGTGGAGAATTGATTTTAGCTGATGAGCCAACTGGGGCTTTGGATAGTAAAAGTGGAATTATGGTGCTTGAAATTTTACAAAAATTAAATAAGCAGGGTCATACTATTGTTTTAGTTACCCATGATCCAAAAATCGCACAACAAGCTAAAAGAGTGATTGAAATAAAAGATGGTGAAATTTTAAGTGATACTAAAGAAAAAAATATTGTCAATAGTCAAGAAATTATTTCCAAGATGATGACAAAAGAAAAAAAAACCTTATCTTTACTTAAAAATCAAGCTTTTGAATGTTTTAAAATTGCTTATTCTTCTATAATCGCACATAAGCTACGTTCAATTTTAACTATGCTTGGTATTATTATAGGAATTGCTTCTGTAGTTTGTGTAGTGGCTTTAGGGCTTGGTTCTCAAGCTAAGGTTTTGCAATCCATTTCTGATCTTGGTACTAGTAGTATAGAAATCTTTCCTGGTAAAGGTTTTGGAGATTTGCGTTCGGGTAAAACAAGACTTAATTTTAGCGATTTAAAAACTTTAAAAAGCTTAAATTTTTTAGAAGCAGTAGATGCTTATACTAGCTCTTCAGGCGTGGCAACTTATAGTAATATTTCTTTAAATGCTAAGGCTGAAGGAGTTGGAGTTAATAATTTTGCTATTGATGGCTTAAAGATTGATACAGGAAGAATTTTAAGCGAAGATGAGGTGCAACATAGTTCAAATGTTGTTGTTCTTGATTTTAATGCTAAAAAGAATTTATTTCCAGAATTAAATAATGAAGATGTTTTAGGGCGCGTGGTAATCTTTGATTCTCAACCTTTTAAGATTATAGGAATTTTAAAAAAAGATCAAAATAAAATATTTGATGATAATGTTGTGCGTCTTTATATTCCTTATACAACGCTTATGAATAAAATCACTGGCGATAAAAAATTACGTGAAATCATAGTAAAGGTTAAAGATGATATGGACTCTACTTTAGCTGAAAATGCGATTATACGTGTTTTAACCCTTAAAAGAGGACAAAAAGATTTTTTTACTTTTAATTCTGATACTTTTAGAAAAACCTTTACAGCCAATAAAAGAACAACGACTATACTTACAATTTGTGTAGCAGTTATTGCTCTTGTAGTTGGAGGAATTGGCGTGATGAATATCATGCTTGTTTCGGTAAGTGAAAGAACAAGAGAAATTGGAATTCGTATGGCAATAGGCGCTAGAAGAGAAGATATTATGATGCAATTTTTAATTGAAGCAATTATGATATGTACTATAGGAGCGATTTTAGGGGTTGTTTTATCTGTATTTGTCATCTTTGCTTTTAATCATTTAAGTACCGATTTTCCAATGATTTTAAATGCATATTCTATATTTTTAGGACTTTTAAGTTCAATTTTAATCGGAGTGATTTTTGGATTTTTTCCTGCAAAAAATGCAGCAAATTTAAATCCTATTCATGCTTTATCAAAGGAATAAAATGAAAATCTTCATCAGTTTTTTAATTGGTTTTTTCATAACAGCTTGTGGAACAAAATTGGTTTTACCTAAAGAACCTTTAATAAAACAGAACGATTTAAAAGATTTAAATATAAGCTATGAATGGTATAAAGCTTACGACAATAAGCATTTAAATGAATTTATAAATTATGTTTTGAAAAACAATAGCGATGTTAAGGTAGCGAGCTTAAATTTATTAAGTGCTTTAGCTAGAGCTGATTTGATTGATTATGATTTATATCCAAGTTTAAGCGGTAATTTAGATTTTACAAAGAACAAAAATTTAAATTCAGGATTAGAGAGTAAAAATTTTAATAATGCCTTAAATTTAAGTTATGAACTGGATATTTATGGAAAGATAAGAGATAGTGCAAAAGCAAGTGAATTTAGTGCAAAAGCAAGTGAATATGATTTGCAAAATTTAAAAATCAGTATGGTTAATACAGCTTTAAATGATGTTTTTGAACTTGCTTATTTTAATGATATGCAAAATTTACTTGAGCAATATTTTCAAAATCTAACTCAAATGAAAGAACTTTATACTTATAAATATAAGCTTGGAAAGATAGAAGAACTTGATTTACTTAATTTGGAGCAAAATACTTTAAAAGCTAAGCAAAATCTTTTAAGTAATGAACAAAATAGAAATTTATTAATTAAAAATTTGCAAGATTTATTGGGCAAAAAAGAGGGATTTTCTTATATAGAATATTTTAAAACCTTGTCTTTATCTGATTTTAAAGAATTAAAACCCAAATTTAACATTCCTTTAAAAACACTTGCTTATCGTCCGGATGTGCAAGCTAAGATTAACAATCTAAAGTCTGCTTTTAAAGATTATACTTCCATGCAAAAATCTATATTGCCAAATATTTCCTTGGGTGGAATTTTAAATGGTAGTGATGAAAATTTTAACGATAGTTTTAAATTTGAAATATTAAGCGGAAATATTAAAATTTCTCTTCCTTTTCTTGATTATGGTAGAGTGCGTCAAAATATTAAAATTTCGGAATTTGAATACGATAAGCTTTTAGTAGAATACGAGCAAATTTTGCAAAGTGCAATCAATGAATATGAACTCAATTATAAGGATTACCAAAGCAATATTTCACTTTTAAAAAATTTAGAAATTATTAATGCAAAACAAAAATTAATCAAAAATGCTTATTATGAAAAGTATAATTTAGGAAAAAGTGAATTAAAAGATTATTTAGATGCCTCTAATGCTTTAAATTCCAGCGAAGAAGAACTTTTAAGAGCAAAATTTAATCTTTATAAAATCATTAATTTATATTATCAAATTACTGCTATAGGGGAAATTCCTTTTTAATTTATCTTGATAATAAAAATCTATAGCTAAATAATTAACAAAGAAATGGAATTAAGCAAGATGAAAATAAAACTAACAAAACTATTGTTAACGAAGATGAGAATTTTAGAAAAATATAGGTTGGGATTGTTTAGATGCATTCTTCAATAAATAAATTTTTTTATTATTTTTTTAAAGAAACAATTTAATAACGGATATATTGTTTTAGATCTTCTAGCATTTTTTTAGCCATTAAGTCATAACCTTTTATAGTTAAATGAACATCTTTTAAGGAGAGTTTTTGCTTAATCCATTTATCTTTACCCCCTGTATCTTGCATAAATTTATACATGTCGAAAATGAGGGTTTTTTCTTCTTTTGCAACCTCATAGAGTGCTTCTCTTACGGCAAAAAAATTAGGTGCTAATTCATAAGTTCGATTTTTTTTATAGGTTACAATAGGGGGAGATATTAGCATAATAATAGTATTTTTATTAT is a window from the Campylobacter sp. RM10537 genome containing:
- a CDS encoding protein-disulfide reductase DsbD family protein; the encoded protein is MRFITILLLNFCISFASILSLNDAFHVDSKKYDSSIIINVKLGQDIYLYANKIKLYINDKDITSFLNLPPSVEENNEKVYFKELNLALPNLLLEHYAKKNLNQIKFEFQGCSKQGLCYNPQIWYLNLTHKNNQFSISKPYKQNKKSKENFNSQSEEGIIANFLATNNLFWILLSFFGYGILLSLTPCILPMIPILSSLLIAKSGNKNSKKHSFFLSFVYVFFMSLAYAIAGIIASFLGASVQGILQKPSVLIIFALIFILFALAMFDILRFEVPLKFQNFIHKKSGNKKGIIGIAIMGFLSALIVGPCVAAPLAGALIYIANTKDALLGGSALFIMSFGMGIPLLFIGLGLGFLKPGVWMEKVKVFFGFIMFAMTIWILSRIIATHYVLMAFGILGIFFSVFMGIFEKAFNAFAKIKKSILILVLSYSICLFLGGLFGSKDFLNPLNFSAKEKNQALNYHFINNLDQINQEIKNNQALMLDFTASWCENCKLLDELTFSDKRVIDQVKKYKLIKVDVSQNNNEDIKIMKQFNVFGPPVLIFFENGKEQLKITGFINADDLLKKLKS
- a CDS encoding efflux RND transporter periplasmic adaptor subunit — its product is MKKKIIFIIIFLIVIISGVYYWFFYNTEKVTYLTQKIQRENISQSIEAIGKVYAKDQVDVGAQVSGQIVKRYVDVGSRVKQGDLIAQIDKDKQQNDLDITKAQLQSAKANLESKKIALDIALRQYEREKKLYAVKATSLENLESQKNNYYTLRANVADLNAQVVQLEITLKNAQKDLDYTTITAPINGVIINVAVDEGQTVNANQNTPTIVRIANLDEMEVRMEIAEADVSKIKIGTELNFSLLSDPQKTYHAKIESIDPADTEVSDSSSNSNSSSSSSSSNAIYYYAKFYVPNKDNFLRIGMSVENEIIVASAKNAIVVPNYAIKNDDKGYYVEVLENDEVIKKYVKLGIKDAINTEILKGVNEGENLILSSSADGLASKIKLRF
- a CDS encoding ABC transporter permease: MIYLRNIYKNIGENTILKNINLDIEKGEFVAIIGQSGSGKTSLLNIIGTLDSPSSGNYLLDGYEVTKLNNDEKARLRREKIGFIFQRYNLLNLFNSSENVSLPAIYAGKNVQERRQRSKELLSDLGLEHKLYSKPNELSGGQQQRVSIARALMNGGELILADEPTGALDSKSGIMVLEILQKLNKQGHTIVLVTHDPKIAQQAKRVIEIKDGEILSDTKEKNIVNSQEIISKMMTKEKKTLSLLKNQAFECFKIAYSSIIAHKLRSILTMLGIIIGIASVVCVVALGLGSQAKVLQSISDLGTSSIEIFPGKGFGDLRSGKTRLNFSDLKTLKSLNFLEAVDAYTSSSGVATYSNISLNAKAEGVGVNNFAIDGLKIDTGRILSEDEVQHSSNVVVLDFNAKKNLFPELNNEDVLGRVVIFDSQPFKIIGILKKDQNKIFDDNVVRLYIPYTTLMNKITGDKKLREIIVKVKDDMDSTLAENAIIRVLTLKRGQKDFFTFNSDTFRKTFTANKRTTTILTICVAVIALVVGGIGVMNIMLVSVSERTREIGIRMAIGARREDIMMQFLIEAIMICTIGAILGVVLSVFVIFAFNHLSTDFPMILNAYSIFLGLLSSILIGVIFGFFPAKNAANLNPIHALSKE
- a CDS encoding TolC family protein; the protein is MKIFISFLIGFFITACGTKLVLPKEPLIKQNDLKDLNISYEWYKAYDNKHLNEFINYVLKNNSDVKVASLNLLSALARADLIDYDLYPSLSGNLDFTKNKNLNSGLESKNFNNALNLSYELDIYGKIRDSAKASEFSAKASEYDLQNLKISMVNTALNDVFELAYFNDMQNLLEQYFQNLTQMKELYTYKYKLGKIEELDLLNLEQNTLKAKQNLLSNEQNRNLLIKNLQDLLGKKEGFSYIEYFKTLSLSDFKELKPKFNIPLKTLAYRPDVQAKINNLKSAFKDYTSMQKSILPNISLGGILNGSDENFNDSFKFEILSGNIKISLPFLDYGRVRQNIKISEFEYDKLLVEYEQILQSAINEYELNYKDYQSNISLLKNLEIINAKQKLIKNAYYEKYNLGKSELKDYLDASNALNSSEEELLRAKFNLYKIINLYYQITAIGEIPF